A genome region from Polyangiaceae bacterium includes the following:
- a CDS encoding DUF692 domain-containing protein, with the protein MASTNSPRLGLPDLGVGVGLRLPHYETIFASFPHVDWFEIISENFMVQGGKPLANLNRILDRYPVVQHGVSLSIGSTSPLDWDYLRGLKALLQRVRCPWVSDHLCFTQAGGVNIHDLLPLPYTEEAIRHVASRARTVQDFLEVPLALENVSSYLTYTSSTMTEWAFLNAVVDEADCGILLDVNNIYVSSYNHRFDPREYVDAVPPHRVVQVHLAGHSNFGKYILDTHSDHVIDPVWDLYRRAIRRVGPVSTLIEWDDDIPSFETLLAEAERARTIRNEEVAGRAV; encoded by the coding sequence ATGGCTTCGACAAACTCCCCACGGCTAGGCCTTCCAGATCTCGGCGTGGGTGTTGGTTTGCGGCTTCCTCACTACGAAACCATCTTCGCTTCGTTCCCCCACGTCGATTGGTTCGAAATCATCAGTGAAAACTTCATGGTTCAGGGCGGCAAACCGCTCGCGAACTTGAATCGAATCCTCGATCGTTACCCCGTCGTACAACACGGGGTCTCGCTCTCGATCGGCAGCACGTCGCCGCTCGATTGGGACTACCTGCGAGGCTTGAAAGCACTTCTGCAGCGCGTTCGCTGTCCGTGGGTGAGCGATCATCTCTGCTTCACCCAAGCCGGAGGCGTGAACATCCACGACCTCTTGCCCCTGCCCTACACCGAAGAAGCCATTCGACACGTCGCTTCACGCGCTCGCACGGTCCAAGACTTTCTCGAAGTGCCTCTCGCGCTCGAAAACGTCTCCAGCTACCTCACGTACACATCGAGCACGATGACGGAGTGGGCGTTCTTGAACGCGGTCGTCGATGAAGCCGATTGCGGCATCTTGCTCGACGTCAACAACATCTACGTCTCCTCGTACAACCACCGCTTCGATCCGCGCGAGTACGTCGACGCCGTGCCGCCTCATCGCGTCGTGCAAGTGCACCTCGCCGGACACAGCAATTTCGGCAAGTACATCCTCGATACACACAGCGATCACGTCATCGACCCCGTGTGGGATCTATATCGTCGTGCGATTCGGCGTGTCGGTCCCGTGTCGACGCTCATCGAGTGGGACGACGACATTCCGTCTTTCGAAACGCTGCTCGCCGAAGCCGAACGCGCGCGAACGATTCGTAACGAGGAGGTCGCAGGTCGTGCTGTCTGA
- a CDS encoding putative DNA-binding domain-containing protein, translated as MLSDLVSVQTFLADALRHETPTPNDPVLAEASARFVTGNDRLSPAEQVDIYRQQFFLRHEAALREDYPGLGRILGKDATQRFFRDYLHAHPPTTPSLRDLGAHVPAFAAQYDAFAADRRALAVDMARYENALVNIFDGPDVPPLDGGKLAGLSENDWQTTRIVLHPLVMRLSLSYPVHLLRVDIVGGRDVTLPDAPCAVHVVLFRKDLITRYEELEPEAYALLGALGEGIPLVPALERVAFGLPAERQAYVASNLGSWFRTWTAWGIIVDIVPNG; from the coding sequence GTGCTGTCTGATCTCGTTTCGGTTCAAACGTTTCTCGCGGACGCGCTCAGGCATGAGACGCCCACGCCGAACGATCCTGTGCTGGCCGAAGCGTCGGCGCGCTTCGTCACGGGCAACGATCGGCTGAGCCCCGCGGAACAAGTCGACATCTATCGCCAGCAGTTTTTCCTGCGGCACGAAGCGGCGTTGCGCGAAGACTACCCGGGCCTCGGACGGATCCTTGGCAAGGACGCCACGCAAAGGTTCTTCCGCGACTACCTCCATGCTCATCCGCCAACGACGCCATCGCTGCGCGATCTGGGTGCTCATGTGCCCGCGTTTGCCGCGCAATACGATGCTTTTGCTGCCGATCGACGTGCTCTCGCCGTCGACATGGCGCGGTATGAAAACGCGCTCGTGAACATCTTCGACGGGCCCGATGTCCCACCGCTCGATGGAGGGAAGCTCGCTGGTTTGTCCGAGAACGATTGGCAAACGACTCGGATCGTCCTGCATCCGCTCGTCATGCGTTTGTCTCTCTCGTACCCGGTCCATTTGCTTCGGGTCGACATCGTCGGCGGTCGAGACGTGACGCTGCCGGATGCGCCCTGCGCCGTCCACGTCGTTCTCTTTCGCAAGGACCTGATCACGCGTTACGAGGAGCTCGAACCGGAGGCTTACGCGCTGCTCGGAGCGCTTGGCGAGGGCATCCCGCTCGTCCCGGCGCTCGAACGCGTTGCTTTCGGCTTGCCGGCTGAACGGCAAGCTTACGTTGCGTCGAATCTTGGCTCTTGGTTCCGAACGTGGACAGCGTGGGGCATCATCGTCGACATCGTTCCGAACGGCTGA
- a CDS encoding YjbQ family protein has protein sequence MTSNMHQKLLDVRTRGRGLHDVTNLVHGVVVDSHVRMGLCSIFLQHTSASLVIQENADSAVLRDLDRWMSKLAPEGAHYEHNDEGPDDMPSHLRAAVTNTSLVVPITAGQLALGTWQAIYVWEHRTNPHHRRLVVTVWGEKGGP, from the coding sequence ATGACCTCCAACATGCACCAGAAGCTCCTCGATGTTCGTACGCGAGGGCGCGGCCTTCATGACGTCACCAACCTCGTTCATGGAGTCGTTGTCGACAGCCATGTGCGCATGGGCCTGTGTTCGATCTTCTTGCAGCACACGTCCGCGAGTCTCGTCATTCAAGAAAACGCAGACTCGGCCGTGCTTCGGGACCTCGATCGCTGGATGAGCAAGCTTGCGCCGGAGGGAGCGCACTACGAGCACAACGACGAGGGGCCTGACGACATGCCGTCGCACCTGCGTGCGGCAGTCACGAACACGAGCCTCGTCGTGCCGATCACCGCAGGGCAACTCGCACTTGGAACTTGGCAAGCGATTTACGTGTGGGAGCACCGGACAAACCCGCATCATCGGCGTCTCGTCGTCACGGTGTGGGGCGAGAAAGGTGGACCGTGA
- a CDS encoding 1-acyl-sn-glycerol-3-phosphate acyltransferase yields MSKLAASIALLHTAGITVSTVVDAALGRIDPDTLDKRLVGWSHKMLDEAQMTLVVRGREHLGDGSETFILMSNHQSHYDIPVLYRAIPGRIRMVAKAELFRIPLFGRAMHVAGFVKVNRGDRHQAVQSLRDSASMLDHGTLLWIAPEGTRSVTGKLGSFKSGGFHVALESGHRILPIAIDGTRQVLQSGTIDLHRGRHVMVTIMPPIDPREFGPNRRKDLVDAVRDAIASELPPGSV; encoded by the coding sequence ATGAGCAAGCTCGCGGCGAGCATTGCGCTCCTTCACACGGCAGGGATCACCGTGTCCACGGTCGTCGACGCGGCGCTCGGACGCATCGATCCCGACACGCTCGACAAGCGCCTCGTCGGGTGGTCGCACAAGATGCTCGACGAAGCGCAAATGACGCTCGTGGTGCGTGGTCGCGAGCATCTGGGCGATGGCAGCGAAACATTCATTTTGATGTCGAACCATCAGAGCCACTACGACATCCCGGTTCTTTATCGGGCCATTCCGGGGCGGATCCGCATGGTGGCCAAAGCGGAGCTCTTCCGTATTCCGCTCTTCGGTCGAGCGATGCATGTCGCAGGGTTCGTCAAAGTGAACCGCGGCGATCGCCATCAAGCGGTACAGAGCCTGCGCGACTCAGCATCGATGCTCGATCACGGAACGCTCTTGTGGATCGCCCCCGAAGGGACGCGGAGCGTGACGGGCAAGCTTGGATCGTTCAAGAGCGGAGGGTTTCACGTAGCTCTCGAATCGGGCCATCGGATCCTGCCCATCGCGATCGATGGAACACGACAGGTACTTCAAAGCGGAACGATCGACTTGCACCGAGGCCGTCACGTGATGGTCACGATCATGCCGCCCATCGATCCTCGAGAGTTCGGCCCGAACCGTCGCAAGGACCTCGTCGACGCCGTGCGCGATGCGATTGCCTCCGAACTGCCTCCCGGATCCGTTTGA
- a CDS encoding SGNH/GDSL hydrolase family protein: protein MLKRSKLVTALVATLAGIIGACTSSTSTAVQPGTRGPAMHVRVSDTATERAPAVEPPKALASAAPASEVATAAPASSNVPRSDVATAAVAPPVPTALPIEPRTVVLHVGDSFVMAGFSQTLRPKMKSVGALYEVRAAQASYTTTWHNKLSKLVGDYHPDLVIITLGANEVTLTDPWARADAVGRLVKIVGDTPCVWVTPPLWRKDTGIVDVIKQRAKPCLVFDSDAIAGPISRQPDSIHPDNRGGAVWAEAFWKWLLEHRAPPPIEGEHLPKGSGRHAVNPWRLRAGPSDTDATNPQKTASVAL, encoded by the coding sequence ATGCTGAAGCGATCGAAACTCGTCACGGCCCTCGTCGCTACGCTCGCGGGCATCATCGGTGCATGTACCTCGAGTACCTCCACAGCCGTGCAGCCTGGCACGCGCGGACCTGCGATGCACGTACGCGTCTCGGACACAGCAACCGAGCGTGCTCCCGCGGTGGAGCCGCCCAAGGCACTCGCTTCGGCCGCGCCAGCATCGGAGGTGGCCACGGCAGCGCCCGCGTCGTCCAATGTGCCGCGTAGCGACGTCGCTACGGCTGCAGTTGCGCCACCCGTACCGACGGCGCTTCCCATCGAACCTCGCACGGTCGTACTGCACGTGGGTGATTCGTTCGTCATGGCGGGTTTTTCACAGACGTTACGACCGAAAATGAAATCGGTTGGAGCGCTTTACGAAGTCCGCGCGGCTCAAGCTTCGTACACGACGACGTGGCACAACAAGCTCTCGAAGTTGGTCGGAGACTACCACCCGGATCTCGTCATCATCACTTTGGGTGCAAACGAAGTCACCTTGACGGATCCATGGGCGCGCGCCGATGCAGTGGGCCGCCTCGTGAAGATCGTCGGTGATACGCCGTGCGTGTGGGTCACTCCGCCGCTTTGGCGCAAGGACACGGGGATCGTCGACGTCATCAAACAACGCGCCAAGCCGTGTCTCGTCTTCGATTCCGACGCCATCGCAGGGCCCATCTCGCGCCAACCCGACTCCATTCATCCTGACAATCGCGGTGGTGCCGTGTGGGCCGAAGCGTTCTGGAAGTGGCTGCTCGAACATCGGGCGCCACCTCCCATCGAAGGTGAACACCTGCCCAAAGGCTCCGGACGTCACGCGGTCAACCCGTGGCGTCTCCGCGCCGGCCCATCGGATACCGATGCGACAAACCCGCAAAAGACGGCTTCCGTAGCGCTCTGA
- the dut gene encoding dUTP diphosphatase, translated as MSGVVRVPCKRVGSIDVPLPAYQTTNAAGMDLCAAIDDELVIAPGERKLVPTGVSLAIPEGLEGQVRPRSGLAWRHGVTVLNSPGTIDADYRGEVKVLLINLSDVPFRLTRGERIAQLVVCPVVRAELELVSELDETSRGAGGYGSTGR; from the coding sequence GTGTCCGGCGTGGTGCGCGTGCCTTGCAAGCGCGTGGGTTCGATCGACGTTCCTTTGCCCGCGTACCAAACGACGAACGCTGCTGGGATGGACCTGTGCGCCGCGATCGACGACGAGCTCGTGATCGCGCCGGGTGAGCGCAAGCTCGTGCCCACGGGCGTGAGTCTTGCGATTCCCGAAGGTCTTGAAGGACAAGTGAGGCCACGCTCGGGTTTGGCATGGCGACATGGTGTGACGGTGCTGAACTCGCCGGGGACCATCGACGCCGACTATCGAGGCGAAGTGAAGGTGCTGCTCATCAACTTGAGCGACGTGCCCTTTCGCCTCACGCGCGGAGAGCGCATCGCTCAGCTCGTGGTTTGTCCTGTCGTACGCGCCGAGCTCGAGCTCGTCAGCGAGCTCGACGAAACGTCACGCGGCGCAGGCGGCTACGGTTCCACGGGACGTTGA
- a CDS encoding S1 RNA-binding domain-containing protein, protein MAERGEASESFGALFEQGGGSRRERTRLMVGDRVEVTIVAVGQSAVFADLGRKQEGFFERPDVTDADGKLAVSVGSKVQATVASIDRHTGQVRLSPVAIRSAEGEAFGGTMGMGAKGQTPLVVEGARIKGTVTGIERYGVFVQIAGTQGRAGRGLIPTAETATARGADLKKHFAVGQEVEAKIVNIDAEGKIRLSVAAIARDEERSSFEKFKEGAGSEQAAAASDKPTADAKKKPQQPAKKPEPRNFGTFGDLLGKKIKK, encoded by the coding sequence ATGGCCGAACGTGGAGAAGCATCGGAGTCTTTTGGGGCGCTGTTCGAACAGGGTGGGGGAAGCCGCCGGGAGAGAACCCGCCTGATGGTTGGAGATCGCGTCGAAGTGACGATCGTAGCGGTCGGCCAGAGCGCTGTTTTCGCGGATCTCGGGCGAAAGCAGGAAGGTTTTTTCGAGCGTCCGGACGTGACGGACGCCGACGGAAAACTCGCCGTTTCCGTGGGCAGCAAAGTGCAAGCGACGGTCGCATCGATCGATCGGCACACGGGTCAAGTGCGGCTGTCTCCCGTCGCGATTCGCAGTGCCGAAGGCGAAGCGTTTGGCGGCACGATGGGCATGGGTGCGAAAGGACAAACCCCGCTCGTCGTCGAGGGCGCACGCATCAAGGGCACTGTGACCGGCATCGAGCGTTACGGCGTCTTCGTGCAGATTGCGGGCACGCAGGGACGTGCTGGCCGGGGCCTCATTCCCACCGCGGAAACGGCGACGGCGCGCGGTGCCGACTTGAAGAAGCACTTCGCGGTCGGACAGGAGGTCGAAGCGAAGATCGTGAACATCGATGCGGAGGGCAAGATTCGGCTGTCCGTCGCGGCGATTGCGCGTGACGAAGAGCGCAGCTCGTTCGAGAAATTCAAGGAAGGCGCTGGCTCGGAGCAAGCGGCAGCAGCCTCGGACAAACCCACCGCGGACGCGAAGAAGAAGCCGCAACAGCCCGCCAAGAAGCCCGAGCCTCGAAACTTTGGAACGTTTGGCGACTTGCTTGGAAAGAAGATCAAGAAGTGA
- a CDS encoding PAS domain-containing protein, whose translation MLKNIEQITSQDLANKSETEFDAMPFGMIRLDRQGTVKTYNEWEAQLARRKARDVIGRNFFTEVAPCTNVASFRGKLDELAASGQKTYIFDYDFSFPWGNRRVRVRFVIESDDERWVLVTNLG comes from the coding sequence ATGCTCAAGAACATTGAACAAATTACGTCGCAGGATCTTGCGAACAAGTCGGAAACCGAGTTCGACGCGATGCCGTTTGGGATGATTCGGCTCGACCGCCAAGGCACCGTCAAGACGTACAACGAATGGGAAGCGCAGCTTGCGCGACGCAAGGCTCGCGACGTCATCGGGCGCAATTTTTTTACCGAAGTGGCTCCTTGCACGAACGTCGCTTCGTTCCGGGGCAAACTCGATGAGCTCGCGGCATCGGGCCAGAAGACCTACATCTTCGACTACGATTTTTCGTTTCCCTGGGGCAACCGGCGCGTGCGTGTTCGATTCGTCATCGAATCGGACGACGAACGATGGGTGCTCGTGACGAACCTCGGCTGA
- a CDS encoding sigma 54-interacting transcriptional regulator: MSAHARRLLTTEEDTPSTGNDGPDRAPWLLGAFPKLVALQIPRSGEIVGRAWLDDNGITDAKVSREHISFSRPGGRLHIRDHRSQNGTFVDGIKLAPDEPMQIDDGAIVRLGQTIFVYREAFAGPSKPEPPLGKLVGPWALGKIRQDLFARGYREGLNVLLEGATGTGKELLAEEVARQFGRPKIVLVNVAAVPRDSFEGNMFGWEKHAFTGSFGAYHGLLRSAAGGTVFLDEIEALPMELQPKLLRFLEKRQVQPLGARELPPPVDCLVMGATNRSIHELLTQDAFRRDLIARFQLRFTLPALEERPEDLFAILAARWEQLHGKLDLSVTRMDAEAIDRLMRHDWPENVRGLFRFVESVDRNAGIKKSTVDRLLGPELDLPASRRGGVLTRQTVDKALADSGGNKTRAAQLLNVSRPQLFRWLRKNGKERDG; encoded by the coding sequence ATGAGCGCGCACGCCAGACGCCTACTCACCACCGAAGAGGATACGCCGAGCACGGGAAACGACGGTCCCGACCGAGCTCCGTGGCTTCTTGGCGCATTCCCCAAGCTCGTTGCACTGCAAATTCCTCGGTCGGGTGAAATCGTTGGCCGCGCGTGGCTCGACGATAACGGCATAACGGATGCCAAGGTATCCCGCGAGCACATTTCTTTTTCGCGTCCCGGCGGACGCCTTCATATTCGAGATCATCGTTCGCAAAATGGGACGTTCGTCGATGGAATCAAGCTCGCCCCCGACGAACCCATGCAGATCGACGACGGGGCCATCGTTCGCCTTGGCCAAACCATTTTCGTGTATCGTGAAGCGTTTGCTGGTCCGTCAAAACCCGAGCCGCCCCTTGGAAAACTCGTGGGCCCTTGGGCGCTCGGCAAAATTCGTCAAGATTTGTTTGCCCGTGGTTATCGCGAGGGGCTCAATGTCTTGCTCGAAGGCGCGACGGGTACGGGCAAAGAGTTGCTCGCTGAAGAAGTCGCCCGGCAGTTCGGGCGCCCGAAGATCGTCCTGGTGAACGTCGCCGCGGTGCCGCGGGACTCGTTCGAGGGAAATATGTTTGGTTGGGAAAAACATGCTTTCACGGGCAGTTTCGGGGCGTACCACGGTTTGCTCCGCTCGGCTGCGGGAGGTACGGTTTTTCTCGACGAAATCGAAGCATTACCGATGGAGCTTCAGCCCAAGCTCTTGCGATTTTTGGAAAAGCGCCAGGTTCAACCGCTCGGCGCGCGAGAATTGCCCCCGCCCGTCGATTGCCTCGTCATGGGTGCGACGAACCGAAGCATCCACGAGCTGCTCACGCAGGACGCTTTTCGTCGAGACCTCATTGCGCGTTTTCAGCTCAGGTTCACGCTACCAGCGCTCGAAGAGAGGCCCGAGGATCTCTTTGCCATATTGGCTGCGCGTTGGGAACAGCTTCACGGAAAACTCGATTTGTCGGTCACGCGTATGGATGCCGAAGCGATCGATCGCTTGATGCGCCACGATTGGCCGGAAAATGTGCGCGGGCTGTTTCGATTCGTCGAGAGCGTCGATCGCAACGCGGGTATCAAGAAAAGCACGGTGGACCGCTTGCTGGGCCCGGAATTGGACTTGCCCGCTTCACGACGCGGCGGTGTTCTGACGCGACAAACCGTGGACAAGGCCCTGGCCGATAGCGGAGGAAACAAAACGAGGGCCGCCCAATTGCTGAACGTGTCGCGACCGCAATTGTTTCGGTGGCTCAGGAAGAATGGGAAAGAGCGGGATGGGTGA
- a CDS encoding protein kinase, producing MRPGDLIGERFLIEHLAGVGGMGEVYRASDRVTGEAVAIKVLRELNLEGSERLAQESRVLETLSHPHIVKYVAHGIAPGGAPYLAMEWLDGESLATRLTRTGLRLEEAVALATYVAEALAVAHARGVVHRDVKPSNLFLQDGDIERVKVLDFGVAREHGAGRRLTLTGSIVGTPGYMAPEQARANKRAVDARADVFSLGAVLFECLTGRPAFEGDHAIAVLASLLLSDAPRVRSIRPDVPEVLDDLVARMLAKDPDERPADGSAVATELLAIGRIEGGATPMHAARSEVITDSERKLLSIVAALPPTNAAPNEAILSRERIAAIQEEIAPLGARVEEIEGGALLIGLVGRGNATDQAAHAARCALRLRALAPETRIVLVTARDEDAGRLAMGSISKRAADLLELGEEAGAVRIDASTQALLDIRFDVSVGPGGIFLRGEHEVGSGTRTLLGKPSPYLGRERELRSVRDFLEEGIDEGKPRVALVIGAPGMGKSRLRHELVEQLKRGAVEPAIAIGRGDPIGAGSAFSILGSAIRAMAGIGVNEPIASRKAKLDALISAHLSGDDLVRVRAFIGEMIGVHTNDDRPDVHAARQNATMMAESIRDAWLDFVDAHTENIPIVCVLEDLNWGDRASIKLIDAVLAAPGERRFVVLALARPEVHELFPKLWADRELLEVRLGELGRKPAERLVRHFLGDTASDAEIMDIVDRAAGNAFYLEELIRAVAEGRETLPDTVLGMVEARLVALEPEARRVLRAASVFGQTFWWGGVAALIGDAALPTGRVGLLDRLVERELIVRRRESRFAREEEYSFRHALVREGSYAMLTDRDRVRGHALAAEWLVSVGEPDAAILADHFERAGNSTRATEYFVKAAELALAAGDFTAALGFTDRARTAGAATEGEVAAELLAIRADAWHWNHDATRSYDAGKQAIAIARPGSKSYGRAIGAAVSSALLLRRRDALDMLLAELYRVVPEEDAIPVLSFAYSSAIISLLIMGKRDVAERFLQRMRDMVTPSLARDASVAGRFDYARAYWHRVAERDPFAALALDREAAAHFTVSGDRRFLPLLWAHIGFDLVLLGAHAEAEHELARAMRSATASSLPAVLAGCHQVALHVERGALDEAVSLGKTVCEQAKSQGDSILVINAQYFVLQAHLRRRDFAAAEALLDEVGPAMTDVPASAIWVPTGRAVIELGKGNAERAVELTNTALAHGARFGMKHFIAESWLMLTRAEALHAAGRKVEARDTLSRAREDLLERAARIRDSAYARSFIENVFVHARTLALWDAWANESS from the coding sequence ATGCGCCCTGGGGATTTGATCGGAGAGCGCTTCCTCATCGAGCACTTAGCCGGTGTAGGCGGCATGGGGGAAGTGTATCGCGCCTCCGATCGCGTGACTGGCGAGGCGGTGGCGATCAAGGTTCTGCGCGAGCTGAACCTCGAAGGCAGCGAGCGACTCGCGCAGGAGTCGCGGGTGCTCGAGACGCTGTCGCATCCGCACATCGTCAAATATGTCGCGCACGGGATCGCGCCGGGCGGCGCACCGTACCTCGCGATGGAGTGGCTCGACGGCGAAAGCCTTGCGACGCGGCTGACGCGAACGGGGCTTCGCCTCGAAGAAGCCGTCGCGCTTGCCACGTACGTGGCCGAAGCGCTTGCAGTGGCGCATGCGAGGGGTGTCGTTCACAGGGACGTGAAGCCGAGCAACTTGTTTCTGCAAGACGGGGACATCGAGCGGGTCAAGGTGCTGGATTTCGGCGTTGCGCGGGAGCACGGGGCGGGCCGGCGACTGACGCTGACGGGCTCGATCGTAGGCACACCTGGCTACATGGCGCCGGAGCAAGCGCGCGCGAACAAGCGTGCCGTGGACGCGCGTGCGGACGTGTTTTCCCTGGGTGCGGTGCTGTTCGAGTGTCTCACGGGGCGTCCTGCATTCGAGGGGGATCACGCGATCGCGGTCCTCGCGAGCCTGTTGCTTTCCGATGCGCCACGCGTGCGAAGCATTCGTCCGGACGTACCCGAAGTGCTCGATGATCTCGTCGCGCGAATGCTGGCGAAGGACCCGGACGAGCGCCCTGCCGATGGATCGGCCGTGGCGACCGAGCTTCTGGCGATCGGACGAATCGAGGGTGGTGCGACGCCGATGCACGCGGCGCGTTCCGAAGTGATCACGGACAGCGAGCGCAAGTTGCTGTCGATCGTGGCGGCCTTGCCTCCAACGAACGCAGCCCCAAACGAGGCGATTTTGTCGCGTGAACGCATCGCGGCAATCCAAGAAGAGATCGCACCTCTCGGTGCACGCGTCGAAGAAATCGAGGGCGGAGCGCTGCTCATAGGACTCGTCGGTCGAGGCAACGCGACGGATCAAGCGGCGCATGCGGCACGTTGTGCGCTGCGTCTTCGAGCTCTCGCGCCCGAAACGCGCATCGTCCTCGTGACGGCGCGCGACGAAGACGCCGGAAGGCTCGCGATGGGGTCCATTTCGAAGCGAGCTGCCGACCTACTCGAGCTCGGTGAAGAAGCGGGAGCCGTCCGCATCGATGCATCGACGCAAGCATTGCTCGACATTCGTTTCGACGTGAGTGTCGGGCCTGGGGGCATCTTTCTTCGAGGCGAGCACGAAGTCGGATCGGGAACACGCACGCTCCTGGGCAAACCCAGCCCTTATCTGGGACGTGAGCGAGAACTCCGAAGCGTGCGCGACTTCCTCGAGGAAGGGATCGACGAGGGCAAACCCCGCGTAGCGCTGGTCATCGGCGCTCCTGGCATGGGCAAGTCGCGCCTGCGGCACGAGCTCGTCGAGCAGCTCAAACGTGGCGCCGTGGAACCGGCGATCGCGATTGGTCGGGGCGATCCCATTGGGGCGGGTTCGGCGTTCTCGATTCTCGGTTCGGCGATCCGTGCGATGGCGGGTATTGGCGTCAACGAGCCGATCGCTTCACGCAAAGCGAAACTCGACGCGCTCATCAGCGCGCACTTGTCCGGCGACGATCTCGTGCGGGTGCGCGCGTTCATCGGCGAAATGATTGGAGTTCACACGAACGACGATCGACCCGACGTTCACGCGGCTCGGCAAAATGCGACGATGATGGCCGAGAGCATTCGTGACGCGTGGCTCGATTTCGTCGATGCGCACACGGAAAACATACCCATCGTCTGTGTGCTCGAAGATCTCAATTGGGGGGATCGCGCATCGATCAAACTCATCGATGCGGTGCTGGCCGCGCCGGGTGAACGAAGGTTCGTGGTCTTGGCGCTCGCTCGGCCGGAGGTGCACGAGCTGTTCCCAAAACTCTGGGCGGATCGCGAGCTGCTCGAGGTTCGTCTCGGCGAGCTCGGGCGAAAGCCTGCCGAACGACTGGTTCGTCACTTCCTCGGAGACACGGCGTCCGATGCAGAGATCATGGACATCGTGGATCGTGCCGCGGGCAATGCGTTTTACCTGGAAGAACTCATCCGCGCCGTGGCCGAGGGGCGGGAGACGCTTCCCGACACGGTGCTCGGCATGGTCGAAGCGCGCCTCGTCGCGCTCGAGCCGGAAGCGCGCCGAGTGCTTCGTGCGGCGAGCGTATTTGGTCAGACGTTTTGGTGGGGAGGCGTTGCGGCGCTCATCGGTGACGCAGCGTTACCCACGGGACGCGTTGGGCTGCTCGATCGGCTCGTGGAGCGCGAGCTCATCGTGCGTCGTCGCGAGAGCCGTTTTGCGCGTGAAGAGGAGTACAGCTTCAGGCACGCGCTCGTACGCGAAGGTTCGTACGCGATGCTGACCGATCGCGATCGCGTGCGCGGTCACGCGCTCGCGGCCGAGTGGTTGGTCTCGGTGGGAGAGCCTGATGCGGCGATCTTGGCGGATCACTTCGAACGCGCGGGCAACTCGACACGCGCAACGGAGTACTTCGTCAAGGCGGCGGAGCTGGCGCTGGCTGCGGGTGACTTTACCGCAGCGCTTGGTTTTACCGATCGTGCACGAACGGCAGGCGCGGCAACCGAGGGCGAAGTTGCGGCGGAGCTGCTCGCGATACGCGCCGATGCTTGGCACTGGAACCATGATGCTACGCGCTCGTACGATGCGGGAAAGCAGGCGATTGCCATCGCGCGTCCCGGGTCGAAGTCGTACGGGCGAGCCATCGGTGCGGCCGTGAGCAGCGCGCTGCTTCTTCGTCGGCGCGACGCACTCGACATGCTCCTCGCCGAGCTTTACCGCGTCGTGCCGGAGGAGGATGCGATCCCCGTTCTGTCGTTCGCGTACTCGTCGGCGATCATCTCGCTGCTCATCATGGGCAAACGCGACGTTGCAGAACGTTTTTTGCAGCGAATGAGGGACATGGTGACCCCGTCGCTCGCGCGAGATGCATCCGTGGCCGGGCGTTTCGACTACGCACGTGCGTATTGGCATCGCGTCGCGGAGCGGGATCCTTTTGCTGCGCTCGCCTTGGATCGAGAAGCCGCCGCTCACTTCACGGTGTCGGGCGATCGCCGATTTCTGCCTTTGCTTTGGGCTCACATTGGTTTCGACCTCGTCCTGCTCGGTGCTCACGCCGAGGCCGAGCACGAGCTTGCGCGTGCGATGCGGAGCGCCACGGCGAGCAGTTTGCCCGCTGTACTCGCTGGTTGTCATCAGGTCGCTCTGCATGTCGAACGCGGCGCGCTCGACGAAGCCGTATCGCTCGGCAAAACGGTTTGTGAACAAGCGAAATCGCAAGGCGACAGCATCCTCGTCATCAACGCGCAATACTTTGTGCTCCAAGCACATTTGCGGCGCCGCGACTTTGCAGCGGCAGAAGCGCTCCTGGACGAGGTGGGGCCAGCGATGACCGACGTTCCTGCGAGCGCCATTTGGGTGCCGACGGGACGCGCGGTGATTGAGCTTGGCAAGGGCAACGCAGAGCGAGCGGTCGAGTTGACGAACACGGCGCTCGCGCATGGCGCCCGGTTTGGCATGAAACACTTCATCGCGGAAAGCTGGCTGATGCTGACGCGAGCCGAAGCGCTGCACGCGGCAGGGCGAAAGGTCGAAGCTCGGGATACGCTTTCTCGAGCGCGCGAGGATTTGCTCGAACGAGCGGCGCGCATTCGCGATTCTGCTTACGCACGGAGCTTCATCGAAAACGTGTTCGTCCACGCGCGAACGCTCGCGTTGTGGGACGCGTGGGCGAACGAGTCGTCGTGA